From Callospermophilus lateralis isolate mCalLat2 chromosome 5, mCalLat2.hap1, whole genome shotgun sequence, a single genomic window includes:
- the Pgbd2 gene encoding piggyBac transposable element-derived protein 2 has translation MASPSRVDTARRGARSKVKSTKLLEVLNALEEEESGNNREEIFIAPPDNAAGDFTDEDSGDEDGRRGAQLPGSMLHASVVSEDSGTGEDNDDLELQPAKKRQKAVVEPQRVWTKRDIRPDFGSWTASDPHIEDLKSQELSPVGLFELFFDEGTINFIVNETNRYAWQKSVNLGLTAQELKCVLGILILSGYISYPRRRMFWETSPDSHHHLVADAIRRDRFELIFSYLHFADNNELDESDRFAKVRPLIVRMNCNFQKHAPLEEFYSFGESMCEYFGHRGSKQLHSGKPVRLGYKIWCGTTSRGYLVWFEPSQGTLFTKPDKGLDLGGSMVIKFVDALQERGFLPYHIFFDKVFTSVKLMSILRKKGVKATGTVREYRIERCPLKDPKELRKMKRGSFDYKVDESEEIIVCRWHDSSMVNICSNAVGIEPVRLTSRHSGAAKTRTQVHQPSLVKLYQEKVGGVGRMDQNIAKYKVKIRGMKWYSSFIGYVIDAALNNAWQLHRICCQDAQVDLLAFRRYVACVYLESNADMSSQGRRSRRLETESRFDMIGHWIIHQDKRTRCALCHSQTNTRCEKCQKGVHAKCFREYHTR, from the exons ATGGCTTCACCCTCAAG AGTTGACACTGCTAGAAGAGGTGCCCGCTCAAAGGTGAAGTCCACTAAGCTGCTTGAGGTTCTGAATGCTTTGGAGGAGGAAGAGTCTGGCAACAACAGGGAGGAGATTTTCATTGCACCTCCCGACAATGCTGCAGGGGACTTCACAGACGAGGATTCTGGGGATGAAGATGGCCGTCGAGGTGCTCAACTGCCTGGCAGTATGCTCCATGCGTCCGTTGTGTCTGAGGACTCCGGCACTGGGGAGGATAATGATGACTTGGAGCTGCAGCCAGCCAAGAAGAGGCAGAAGGCAGTAGTGGAACCTCAGCGTGTCTGGACCAAGAGAGATATTCGACCAGACTTTGGCAGTTGGACAGCATCAGATccacacattgaagacctcaaaagcCAGGAACTAAGTCCTGTAGGCCTCTTTGAATTGTTTTTTGATGAAGGAACAATTAATTTCATTGTTAATGAAACCAATCGTTATGCTTGGCAGAAGAGTGTCAACCTGGGTCTCACAGCCCAGGAATTGAAGTGCGTTTTGGGCATTTTGATTTTAAGTGGGTATATCTCCTATCCAAGGAGAAGGATGTTTTGGGAAACCTCTCCTGACTCACATCATCATCTTGTGGCTGATGCCATTAGAAGGGACAGATTTGAACTGATCTTCTCGTACCTCCATTTTGCAGATAACAATGAACTTGATGAAAGTGATAGGTTTGCCAAGGTCAGGCCCCTTATTGTCAGGATGAACTGCAATTTCCAGAAGCATGCTCCCTTAGAAGAGTTCTATAGTTTCGGTGAGTCCATGTGTGAATACTTCGGGCACCGGGGATCCAAGCAGCTGCACTCAGGGAAACCTGTGAGACTTGGCTACAAAATCTGGTGTGGGACAACCAGCAGAGGGTACTTGGTGTGGTTTGAACCTTCACAAGGCACATTATTCACCAAGCCAGACAAGGGCTTGGATCTCGGAGGCAGTATGGTCATAAAATTTGTGGATGCACTTCAGGAGCGTGGCTTTCTGCCATACCACATATTTTTTGATAAGGTTTTTACAAGTGTCAAATTGATGTCCATTTTGAGGAAAAAGGGGGTGAAGGCCACAGGAACTGTTCGTGAGTACAGGATTGAGCGATGTCCCCTCAAAGATCCCAAAGAGTTGAGAAAAATGAAGAGAGGCTCATTTGATTACAAAGTTGACGAGAGCGAGGAGATCATCGTGTGCCGCTGGCATGACAGCAGCATGGTCAACATCTGCTCCAATGCTGTGGGCATAGAGCCTGTGAGGCTGACTAGCCGTCACTCAGGAGCAGCCAAAACGCGAACTCAGGTCCACCAGCCATCACTGGTGAAGCTGTATCAGGAGAAGGTGGGGGGCGTTGGCAGGATGGACCAGAATATTGCCAAGTACAAAGTAAAGATCCGGGGCATGAAGTGGTACTCGAGCTTCATTGGCTATGTTATTGATGCTGCCCTTAACAATGCATGGCAGCTGCACAGGATCTGCTGCCAGGATGCACAGGTGGACCTCCTTGCCTTCCGGAGATACGTTGCCTGTGTGTATCTGGAGAGCAATGCTGACATGTCCTCACAAGGGAGGAGAAGCAGGCGGCTGGAAACTGAGAGCCGCTTTGATATGATTGGGCACTGGATTATCCACCAGGACAAGAGGACCCGATGTGCCCTCTGCCACTCACAGACCAACACCCGGTGTGAGAAGTGCCAGAAGGGCGTCCACGCCAAGTGTTTTAGGGAGTACCACACCCGGTGA